A region of Macaca thibetana thibetana isolate TM-01 chromosome 20, ASM2454274v1, whole genome shotgun sequence DNA encodes the following proteins:
- the ITPRIPL2 gene encoding inositol 1,4,5-trisphosphate receptor-interacting protein-like 2, protein MSVHYTLNLRVFWPLVTGLCTALVCLYHVLRGSGGARAEPPDGVDGGFPLLKVAVLLLLSYVLLRCRHAVRQRFLPGSPRLGSHAAFSSRHFREPGLSILLESYYEHEVRLSPHVLGHSKAHVSRIVGELVRAGRARGSPGLIPGGALALAFRGDFIQVGSAYEQHKIRRPDSFDVLVPLRLPPLVALEPRSLGEEPVLAPAFRGCFVCALKAPPSPLGASGGHWLRDCKPFADAFCVDVRGRRHLSATLVLRWFQSHLQRSLATVRYSLEGRCRVTLTPGGLEQPPTLHILPCRTDYGCCRLSMAVRLIPAVHLGDGVFLVAPPPPPLPSAPLLELPEGLRAEALWGVNTARQEQKLLSWLQERAAPGACYLKCLQLLKALRDLGARGLDSAAATQWGRILSSYVLKTVLLAVLLRKGAPGQGWDEEHLGKCLEELVQFLRDCLLRRHTLFHCVLGPGGAAAEVGPLPKALREAAPVDLLAAFDGQARELAAARLLSTWQRLPQLLRAYGGPRYLARCPPPRSQRTQGFLEGEP, encoded by the coding sequence ATGTCGGTGCACTACACCCTCAATCTACGCGTCTTCTGGCCCCTGGTGACCGGTCTGTGCACCGCCCTGGTGTGCCTCTACCATGTCCTGCGGGGAAGCGGGGGCGCCCGGGCTGAGCCACCCGACGGCGTGGACGGCGGCTTCCCGCTGCTCAAGGTGGCCGTCCTGCTCCTCCTCAGCTACGTCCTCCTGCGCTGTCGCCACGCTGTCCGGCAGCGCTTCCTGCCCGGGTCTCCCCGTCTGGGGAGTCACGCCGCCTTCTCCTCGAGACACTTCCGAGAGCCGGGCCTCAGCATCCTGCTGGAGAGTTACTACGAGCACGAGGTGCGTCTGTCTCCGCACGTGTTGGGCCACAGCAAGGCGCACGTGAGCCGGATCGTGGGCGAGCTGGTGCGGGCTGGCCGCGCCCGGGGGTCCCCCGGTCTCATTCCCGGGGGAGCGCTGGCCTTGGCCTTCCGCGGAGACTTCATCCAGGTGGGCAGCGCCTACGAGCAGCATAAAATCCGCCGGCCCGACAGCTTCGACGTGCTGGTGCCACTGCGCCTGCCGCCGCTTGTGGCGCTGGAGCCACGGAGCCTGGGCGAGGAGCCAGTGCTGGCCCCAGCCTTCCGCGGCTGCTTCGTGTGCGCCCTCAAGGCACCACCCTCACCATTGGGGGCCTCGGGGGGCCACTGGCTTCGGGACTGCAAACCCTTTGCTGATGCCTTCTGCGTGGATGTGCGCGGGCGGCGTCACCTCTCTGCTACTTTGGTGCTGCGCTGGTTCCAGTCGCATCTGCAGCGCTCCTTGGCCACTGTGCGTTACAGCCTGGAGGGGCGCTGTCGGGTCACCTTGACTCCAGGTGGCCTGGAACAGCCCCCCACCTTACACATCCTGCCCTGCCGCACTGACTACGGCTGCTGTCGCCTTTCCATGGCTGTGCGTCTCATCCCCGCAGTCCATCTGGGAGATGGGGTCTTCCTTGTGGCGCCACCACCGCCACCCCTGCCCAGCGCGCCCCTGTTGGAGCTCCCTGAGGGCCTGCGCGCGGAGGCACTGTGGGGTGTGAACACGGCACGCCAGGAGCAGAAGCTGCTGAGTTGGCTGCAGGAacgggcagctccaggtgcctgCTACCTCAAGTGCCTGCAGTTGCTTAAGGCTCTGCGAGATCTGGGCGCCCGTGGGCTGGACTCAGCGGCTGCCACCCAGTGGGGACGCATCCTGTCCTCATATGTGCTCAAGACAGTGCTGCTGGCAGTGCTGCTGCGCAAGGGGGCCCCTGGGCAAGGCTGGGATGAGGAGCACCTGGGGAAGTGTTTGGAGGAGTTGGTGCAGTTCCTTAGGGACTGCCTGCTGCGACGCCATACGCTCTTCCACTGTGTCCTGGGCCCTGGTGGGGCGGCTGCTGAGGTGGGTCCCCTGCCCAAGGCACTGCGGGAAGCTGCCCCAGTTGACCTCCTGGCCGCTTTCGACGGGCAGGCCCGGGAACTTGCAGCGGCGCGTTTGCTGTCCACGTGGCAAAGGCTGCCCCAGCTTCTCCGGGCCTACGGGGGTCCCCGCTACCTTGCCAGGTGTCCCCCGCCCCGGAGTCAGCGCACCCAGGGCTTCCTTGAAGGTGAACCGTAA